Proteins found in one Micromonospora sp. WMMD1082 genomic segment:
- a CDS encoding CPCC family cysteine-rich protein codes for MDDRWVPAACPCCAYRTGGGTCPVCFWTDDGQGDADADAVHGGPNGDLSLSHARLNFAVYGACHPRYQDLVRAPRPEEQP; via the coding sequence GTGGATGATCGCTGGGTTCCCGCTGCTTGCCCCTGCTGCGCGTACCGGACCGGCGGCGGCACCTGCCCCGTCTGCTTCTGGACCGATGACGGTCAGGGCGACGCCGATGCCGACGCGGTGCACGGCGGGCCCAACGGGGATCTGAGCCTCTCCCACGCCCGACTCAACTTCGCCGTCTACGGCGCCTGTCACCCCCGCTACCAGGACCTGGTCCGCGCACCCCGCCCCGAGGAACAGCCCTGA
- a CDS encoding SAM-dependent chlorinase/fluorinase, whose product MTSSATGVPRTPAGVVSLTTDYGLADGFVAACHGVIARLGPALRIIDVTHLVPAGDVRRGAVVLAQTVPHLPTGVHVAVVDPGVGTTRRGVALGTPGGLLVGPDNGLLLDAADALGGVTAAVELTNPRWLAPTVSATFHGRDVFAPVAARLALGAPLADAGPALDPATLVRLPEPVVRRRPDGFVAEVLTVDHFGNVQLAAPAELLAALPARVRVRPMTGKERDAAGGAEWEAVHGRTFGDAPAGALVAHADSADRVALSVNGGHAAELLAVNPGTLLRVRGADPGRGAPRHTNETSTVES is encoded by the coding sequence GTGACCAGCAGTGCCACCGGCGTACCCCGGACACCGGCCGGGGTTGTCTCGCTGACCACCGACTACGGCCTCGCCGACGGTTTCGTGGCGGCCTGCCACGGGGTGATCGCGCGACTCGGGCCGGCGCTGCGCATCATCGACGTGACCCACCTGGTGCCGGCCGGTGACGTACGCCGGGGTGCGGTGGTGCTCGCGCAGACCGTGCCACACCTGCCGACCGGGGTGCACGTGGCGGTGGTCGACCCGGGTGTGGGTACGACCCGGCGGGGTGTCGCGCTGGGCACTCCCGGTGGCCTCCTGGTCGGGCCGGACAACGGTCTGCTGCTCGACGCCGCCGACGCCCTCGGCGGGGTGACCGCCGCCGTGGAGCTGACCAATCCACGTTGGCTGGCGCCGACGGTCTCGGCCACCTTCCACGGTCGGGACGTCTTCGCGCCGGTCGCGGCCCGGCTGGCGTTGGGCGCACCGCTGGCCGACGCCGGCCCGGCTCTCGATCCGGCCACGCTGGTGCGGCTGCCCGAGCCGGTGGTACGGCGACGACCGGACGGGTTCGTCGCCGAGGTGCTGACGGTGGACCACTTCGGCAACGTCCAGCTGGCCGCACCCGCCGAACTGCTGGCCGCGCTGCCGGCCAGGGTCCGGGTGCGTCCGATGACCGGCAAGGAGCGGGACGCGGCGGGCGGGGCGGAGTGGGAGGCTGTGCATGGGCGTACGTTCGGGGACGCCCCGGCCGGCGCCCTGGTGGCGCACGCCGACTCGGCCGACCGGGTCGCGCTCTCGGTCAACGGTGGACACGCCGCCGAACTGCTCGCGGTGAACCCGGGTACGCTGCTGCGGGTCCGGGGTGCCGACCCCGGCCGAGGCGCCCCGCGCCACACGAATGAAACGTCTACTGTGGAAAGCTGA
- a CDS encoding ATP-dependent helicase, which produces MADSYAAATGGQVLSRFGPATREWFGAAFAAPTAAQVGAWNTVAAGRHALVVAPTGSGKTLAAFLWSLDRLAREPAPAEPRHRCRVLYISPLKALAVDVERNLRAPLAGIRQAATRLALPPPEITVGMRTGDTPADERRAFARTPPDILITTPESLFLLLTSAARDSLRGIETVIVDEVHAVADTKRGAHLALSLERLDELLPAPAQRIGLSATVRPLDECARFLGGARPVDVVAPVTAKTIEVSVQVPVEDMTRLDEQDTPADDLAGPRSASIWPAVEERVLSLIRAHRSTIVFTNSRRSAERLCARLNELAAEEPADAAPAATGRAPRTPAEMMAQAGAVAGAPPVIARAHHGSVSREERRHIEESLKAGQLPAVVATSSLELGIDMGAVDLVVQIEAPPSVAAGLQRVGRAGHQVGAVSRGVVLPKHRGDLLSCAVVAGRMADAAIEELRHPRNPLDVLAQQVVAMVALDEWRVGDLAAVVRRAAPFAELPDSALHAVLDMLSGRYPSTAFAELRPRLVWDRTTDVLTGRPGAQRLAVTSGGTIPDRGLFGVFLAGAERAARVGELDEEMVYESRVGDIFLLGSSSWRIEEITPDRVLVSPAPGQAAKMPFWKGDQPGRPVELGRAIGARVRALLRQDAEEARAALRATGLDDWAAGNLIAYLHEQRAATRALPDDRTVVVERFRDELGDWRLAVHSVLGARVNAPWALAIGRRLAERYGVDAQVMPADDGIVVRLPDTADTPPGADVVAFDADEIAQLVEESVGTSALFAARFRECAARSLLLPRRDPRRRQPLWQQRQRASQLLDVAREYADFPVTLEAARECLQDVFDLPALTQVMRDLAGRRVRLVEVESARPSPFARSLLFGYVGAFLYEGDAPLAERRAAALALDSALLGELLGRVDLRELLDPAVLAETERQLRWLTPQRRPRDAEDVVELLRQVGDLSTDELAERGAPEEWLTDLAAARRVLRVRIAGQERWVGVEDAGRLRDALGVALPVGVAEAYLEPVADPLGDLVARYARTHAPFAAAGCAARFGLGVFVVEQALRRLAATGRVVSGEFTPDTVGTQWCDAEVLRLLRRRSLAALRREIEPVPPRALATFLPRWQQVGSSARGMEAVAASVEQLQGAAVPASALERLVLPARVADYSPALLDELCASGEVLWAGAGAISGGDGWVSLAYADTAPLLLPPAADTLARTPLHDAVLDALGDGQALFFRPLADRVGATDDAELTAVIWDLVWAGHLTNDTLAPLRAVLGAGGAHRSRPTAARGRYRRPGRAALPSRGGPPTVAGRWSCLPERDTDPTRRAAALADVLLERHGVLTRGAVVAEQVPGGFAAVYPVLAALEERGAARRGYFVDGLGAAQFAVPGAVDRIRALAEPLDGGRSRGGATVVLAATDPANPYGAALPWPERAVDSGDAEPRGAGQSPAAARSPAPGQSPATGQPSATGHRAGRKAGALVVLVAGDLVLYVERGGRTILSFTDDADALAGAGKALADAVHTGALGAISVERADGESVRSSPLRDALTAAGFRTTPRGLRLRT; this is translated from the coding sequence GTGGCGGATTCCTATGCGGCGGCGACCGGCGGGCAGGTGCTCTCCCGGTTCGGCCCGGCGACCCGGGAGTGGTTCGGCGCGGCGTTCGCCGCGCCGACCGCGGCACAGGTCGGCGCCTGGAACACGGTCGCGGCCGGCCGGCACGCCCTCGTCGTGGCGCCCACCGGTTCCGGCAAGACCCTCGCCGCGTTCCTGTGGTCGCTCGACCGACTGGCCCGCGAGCCCGCACCGGCCGAGCCCCGGCACCGCTGCCGGGTGCTCTACATCAGTCCACTCAAGGCGCTCGCGGTCGACGTGGAACGCAACCTCCGCGCCCCCCTCGCCGGCATCCGGCAGGCCGCCACCCGGCTCGCGCTGCCCCCGCCGGAGATCACCGTCGGCATGCGCACCGGCGACACGCCCGCCGACGAGCGCCGGGCCTTCGCCCGCACCCCGCCCGACATCCTGATCACCACGCCGGAGTCGCTGTTCCTGCTGCTCACCTCGGCCGCCCGGGATTCGCTGCGCGGCATCGAGACGGTGATCGTCGACGAGGTGCACGCGGTCGCCGACACCAAGCGCGGCGCCCACCTGGCCCTCTCCCTGGAGCGTCTCGACGAACTGCTGCCCGCCCCGGCCCAACGGATCGGGCTCTCCGCCACCGTCCGGCCGCTGGACGAGTGCGCCCGCTTCCTCGGCGGCGCCCGGCCGGTCGACGTGGTCGCCCCGGTCACCGCCAAGACGATCGAGGTCAGCGTCCAGGTCCCGGTGGAGGACATGACCCGCCTCGACGAGCAGGACACACCGGCCGACGACCTCGCCGGTCCACGGTCGGCGTCGATCTGGCCCGCGGTGGAGGAACGGGTCCTCTCGCTGATCCGGGCGCACCGCTCGACCATCGTCTTCACCAACTCCCGGCGCAGCGCCGAGCGGCTCTGCGCCCGCCTCAACGAGCTCGCCGCCGAGGAGCCGGCCGACGCGGCACCGGCCGCGACCGGCCGCGCCCCCCGGACGCCGGCCGAGATGATGGCCCAGGCCGGCGCGGTGGCCGGCGCACCGCCGGTGATCGCCCGGGCGCACCACGGCAGCGTCTCCCGGGAGGAGCGCCGGCACATCGAGGAGTCGCTCAAGGCGGGCCAACTGCCCGCCGTGGTCGCCACCTCCAGCCTCGAACTCGGCATCGACATGGGCGCGGTCGACCTGGTCGTGCAGATCGAGGCACCGCCGAGCGTGGCCGCCGGCCTGCAACGCGTCGGCCGCGCCGGGCACCAGGTCGGCGCGGTGTCGCGCGGGGTGGTGCTGCCCAAGCACCGGGGCGACCTGCTCTCCTGTGCCGTGGTCGCCGGGCGGATGGCCGACGCCGCCATCGAGGAGCTGCGCCACCCCCGCAACCCGCTGGACGTGCTCGCCCAACAGGTCGTCGCCATGGTCGCGCTGGACGAGTGGCGGGTCGGCGACCTGGCGGCGGTGGTCCGCCGGGCCGCGCCCTTCGCCGAGCTACCCGACTCCGCGCTGCACGCCGTGCTGGACATGCTCTCCGGCCGCTACCCGTCGACCGCCTTCGCCGAGCTGCGGCCCCGACTGGTGTGGGACCGCACCACGGACGTGCTGACCGGCCGGCCGGGCGCCCAGCGGCTCGCGGTGACCAGCGGCGGCACCATCCCCGACCGGGGGTTGTTCGGCGTCTTCCTGGCCGGTGCCGAGCGCGCCGCCCGGGTCGGCGAGCTGGACGAGGAGATGGTCTACGAGTCCCGCGTCGGTGACATCTTCCTGCTCGGCTCCTCGTCCTGGCGGATCGAGGAGATCACGCCGGATCGGGTGCTCGTCTCCCCCGCCCCCGGGCAGGCCGCCAAGATGCCGTTCTGGAAGGGCGACCAGCCGGGTCGGCCGGTGGAGCTGGGCCGGGCGATCGGCGCCCGGGTCCGGGCCCTGCTCCGCCAGGATGCCGAGGAGGCGAGGGCCGCGCTGCGCGCCACCGGGTTGGACGACTGGGCGGCCGGCAACCTCATCGCGTACCTGCACGAGCAGCGGGCCGCGACCCGCGCGCTGCCGGACGACCGGACGGTGGTGGTCGAGCGGTTCCGCGACGAGTTGGGCGACTGGCGGCTCGCCGTGCACAGCGTCCTCGGCGCGCGGGTCAACGCACCCTGGGCGCTGGCCATCGGCCGGCGGCTCGCCGAGCGCTACGGGGTGGACGCGCAGGTGATGCCCGCCGACGACGGCATCGTCGTACGCCTGCCGGACACCGCGGACACCCCACCCGGCGCCGACGTGGTGGCCTTCGACGCCGACGAGATCGCCCAGCTGGTGGAGGAGTCGGTCGGCACCTCGGCGCTGTTCGCCGCCCGCTTCCGGGAGTGCGCCGCGCGGTCGCTGCTGCTGCCCCGCCGCGACCCGCGCCGCCGCCAGCCGCTGTGGCAGCAGCGGCAGCGCGCTTCCCAACTGCTCGACGTCGCCCGCGAGTACGCCGACTTCCCGGTCACCCTGGAGGCGGCCCGGGAGTGCCTGCAGGACGTGTTCGACCTGCCCGCCCTGACCCAGGTGATGCGCGACCTGGCCGGCCGCCGGGTGCGGCTGGTCGAGGTGGAGAGCGCCCGGCCGTCGCCGTTCGCCCGCTCGCTGCTCTTCGGTTACGTCGGTGCCTTCCTCTACGAGGGCGACGCCCCGCTCGCGGAACGCCGGGCCGCGGCGCTCGCGCTGGATTCGGCCCTGCTCGGCGAGTTGCTCGGCCGGGTCGACCTGCGCGAGCTGCTCGACCCGGCGGTGCTCGCCGAGACCGAGCGGCAGCTGCGCTGGCTCACCCCGCAACGCCGGCCCCGCGACGCGGAGGACGTGGTCGAGCTGCTCCGGCAGGTCGGCGACCTGAGCACCGACGAGCTGGCCGAGCGCGGGGCACCCGAGGAGTGGCTGACCGACCTGGCCGCCGCGCGGCGGGTGCTGCGGGTCCGCATCGCCGGGCAGGAGCGCTGGGTCGGCGTCGAGGACGCCGGCCGGCTGCGGGACGCACTCGGCGTGGCCCTGCCGGTGGGCGTCGCCGAGGCGTACCTCGAACCGGTGGCCGACCCGCTCGGCGATCTGGTCGCCCGCTACGCCCGCACCCACGCACCATTCGCCGCCGCCGGGTGCGCGGCGCGGTTCGGTCTGGGGGTCTTCGTGGTGGAGCAGGCGCTGCGCCGCCTGGCCGCCACCGGTCGGGTGGTTTCCGGCGAGTTCACCCCGGACACGGTCGGCACCCAGTGGTGCGACGCCGAGGTGCTGCGTCTGCTGCGTCGCCGGTCCCTCGCGGCGCTGCGCCGGGAGATCGAGCCGGTGCCGCCGCGCGCGCTGGCCACCTTCCTGCCCCGCTGGCAGCAGGTCGGCTCCTCGGCGCGCGGGATGGAGGCGGTGGCCGCGTCGGTGGAGCAGTTGCAGGGTGCCGCCGTGCCCGCGTCGGCGCTGGAACGGCTGGTGCTGCCCGCCCGGGTCGCGGACTACTCCCCCGCGCTGCTCGACGAGCTGTGTGCCAGCGGCGAGGTGCTCTGGGCCGGCGCGGGAGCGATCTCCGGCGGGGACGGCTGGGTCAGCCTGGCCTACGCCGACACCGCGCCGCTGCTCCTGCCGCCGGCGGCCGACACGCTCGCGCGTACGCCCCTGCACGACGCCGTCCTGGACGCCCTCGGTGACGGGCAGGCGTTGTTCTTCCGGCCACTGGCCGACCGGGTCGGCGCCACCGACGACGCCGAGCTGACCGCCGTCATCTGGGACCTGGTCTGGGCCGGCCACCTCACCAACGACACCCTGGCGCCGCTGCGGGCGGTCCTCGGTGCCGGCGGCGCCCACCGCTCGCGCCCGACCGCCGCGCGCGGCCGGTACCGGCGCCCGGGGCGGGCGGCCCTGCCCAGCCGCGGCGGCCCGCCGACGGTGGCCGGCCGCTGGTCGTGCCTGCCGGAACGCGACACCGACCCGACCCGCCGTGCCGCCGCACTGGCCGACGTCCTGCTGGAGCGGCACGGCGTGCTCACCCGGGGCGCGGTCGTGGCCGAGCAGGTGCCCGGTGGCTTCGCGGCGGTCTATCCGGTGCTGGCCGCGCTGGAGGAGCGCGGCGCGGCCCGGCGCGGATACTTCGTCGACGGGCTGGGCGCGGCACAGTTCGCGGTGCCCGGTGCGGTGGACCGGATCCGCGCCCTGGCCGAGCCGCTCGACGGTGGGCGGTCCCGGGGCGGCGCCACGGTGGTGCTGGCCGCCACTGACCCGGCCAACCCGTACGGCGCGGCGCTGCCCTGGCCGGAACGGGCGGTCGACTCCGGCGACGCGGAGCCTCGGGGTGCGGGCCAGTCGCCCGCCGCCGCTCGGTCACCGGCCCCTGGTCAGTCACCCGCCACCGGTCAGCCGTCGGCCACCGGTCACCGGGCCGGGCGCAAGGCCGGCGCCCTGGTCGTGCTGGTCGCCGGCGACCTGGTGCTCTACGTGGAGCGCGGCGGGCGGACAATCCTCTCCTTCACCGACGACGCCGACGCGCTGGCCGGAGCCGGCAAGGCGCTCGCCGACGCCGTCCACACCGGCGCACTGGGTGCGATCTCGGTGGAACGCGCCGACGGCGAGTCCGTACGCTCCTCCCCCCTGCGCGACGCCCTCACCGCCGCCGGCTTCCGCACCACCCCCCGCGGCCTCCGCCTCCGCACCTAA
- a CDS encoding Na+/H+ antiporter subunit A encodes MLVLLILHLVAALAAPLLVRRWGPRACYPLALAPAAAFGWALVRTPDVAHGGAVVETYHWIPQLGLDVALRMTTLSWLMVLLVGGVGALVLVYSARYFPPEALGNARYAGVMVAFAGAMLGLVLADDLLLLYVCWELTTVFSYLLIGHSTERRSSRWAAAQALIVTTFGGLAMLVGFIMLGHHAGTYRWSELAQRPLPGGTYLVIAVLLILLGALSKSALLPFTSWLPVAMAAPTPVSAYLHAAAMVKAGIYLLGLLAPMLAAVGPWRPVVLVAGLATMVLGGWAALRQNDLKLLLAYGTVSQLGLLGVVVGVGTADAALAGVAMLLAHALFKAALFLVVGVIDHGAGTRDLRKLSGLRRTAPVLTGVTVLAAASMAGLPPLFGFVAKEAVFAAFTDRPLVLAVLVAGTVLTVAYSIRFLWGAFATRPGVAPTDLGRVRLPLLAPPALLAVVGLIAGPGAGTLDHLLRPYAELFGGVHEHLALWHGLTPALGLSALALAGGAVLFALRGPLAPALARLRSPVTGEQGYKWITHRFDRVAVDVTSVTQRGSLPQYLGLILIVLAAVPGGTLLFIRPWQQSLDLWATPAQPVVLLVISVAAVLAVGARRRLTAMLLVGVTGYGTAMIFVLRGAPDLALTQFLVETVTIAVFVLVLRRLPDRFSERPLRRSRWIRRAVGVTLGVTIAGLAVAAATARQARTISEDFPQLAVDQGHGRNVVNVTLVDIRAWDTMGELAVLVAAATGVASLIFLRSRTGPRPRRLDAERGEDVSGRPVWLRGGVTLDERRRSIVLEVVTRLIFHTVVVLSLYLLFSGHNAPGGGFSGGLVASLALAVRYLAGGRQELAESAPVGAGTVLGAGLALAVGGAVASLLAGGAVLESTKIDLWLPVIGNFYLVTSLFFDIGVYLVVIGLALDVLRSLGAEVDRHIEADQGNGEPMIGSQREAQ; translated from the coding sequence GTGCTCGTACTGCTGATCCTGCACCTCGTGGCGGCCCTCGCGGCGCCGCTGCTGGTGCGCCGGTGGGGTCCGCGCGCCTGCTACCCGCTGGCCCTCGCGCCCGCGGCCGCCTTCGGCTGGGCCCTGGTACGCACACCCGACGTGGCCCACGGCGGCGCGGTGGTCGAGACGTACCACTGGATCCCGCAGCTGGGGCTGGACGTGGCCCTGCGGATGACCACCCTGTCCTGGCTGATGGTCCTGCTGGTCGGCGGCGTGGGTGCGCTGGTGCTGGTTTACAGCGCCCGGTACTTCCCGCCGGAGGCGCTCGGCAACGCCCGGTACGCGGGGGTGATGGTCGCCTTCGCCGGGGCGATGCTCGGGCTCGTCCTCGCCGACGACCTGCTGCTGCTCTACGTCTGCTGGGAACTCACCACCGTCTTCTCGTACCTGCTGATCGGGCACAGCACCGAGCGCAGGTCGAGCCGCTGGGCCGCGGCTCAGGCATTGATCGTGACCACGTTCGGGGGCCTGGCCATGCTGGTCGGGTTCATCATGCTCGGCCATCACGCGGGCACCTACCGCTGGTCGGAACTGGCGCAGCGGCCGCTGCCGGGCGGGACGTACCTGGTCATCGCGGTACTGCTGATCCTGCTGGGCGCGCTGTCCAAGTCGGCGCTGCTGCCGTTCACCTCGTGGCTGCCGGTGGCGATGGCGGCGCCGACGCCGGTGAGCGCGTACCTGCACGCGGCGGCGATGGTGAAGGCCGGCATCTACCTGCTCGGCCTGCTCGCGCCGATGCTCGCCGCGGTCGGCCCGTGGCGCCCGGTGGTGCTGGTCGCCGGCCTGGCCACCATGGTGCTGGGCGGCTGGGCGGCGTTGCGGCAGAACGACCTGAAGCTGCTGCTGGCGTACGGCACGGTCAGTCAGCTCGGCCTGCTGGGGGTGGTCGTCGGGGTGGGCACGGCCGACGCCGCGCTGGCCGGTGTCGCGATGCTGCTCGCCCACGCCCTGTTCAAGGCGGCGCTCTTCCTCGTCGTCGGGGTGATCGACCACGGCGCCGGCACCCGGGACCTGCGCAAGCTGTCCGGCCTGCGCCGCACCGCGCCGGTGCTGACCGGCGTGACGGTGCTCGCCGCCGCGTCGATGGCCGGCCTGCCACCGCTGTTCGGCTTCGTCGCCAAGGAGGCCGTGTTCGCCGCCTTCACCGACCGGCCGTTGGTGCTGGCGGTGCTCGTCGCCGGCACCGTGCTCACCGTGGCGTACAGCATCCGGTTCCTCTGGGGAGCGTTCGCCACCCGACCCGGCGTGGCACCGACCGACCTGGGGCGGGTCCGGCTGCCGCTGTTGGCGCCGCCGGCGCTGCTGGCGGTGGTCGGGCTGATCGCCGGGCCGGGGGCCGGGACGCTCGACCACCTGCTCCGCCCGTACGCCGAACTCTTCGGCGGCGTCCACGAGCACCTGGCGTTGTGGCACGGCCTCACCCCGGCGCTCGGCCTCTCCGCGCTGGCCCTGGCGGGCGGCGCGGTGCTGTTCGCGCTGCGTGGCCCGCTGGCGCCGGCGCTGGCCCGGCTGCGCTCGCCGGTCACCGGCGAGCAGGGCTACAAGTGGATCACCCATCGCTTCGACCGGGTGGCCGTGGACGTCACCAGCGTCACCCAGCGCGGCTCCCTGCCGCAGTATCTCGGGCTCATCCTGATCGTGCTGGCGGCGGTGCCGGGCGGCACGCTGCTGTTCATCCGGCCCTGGCAGCAGTCGCTGGACCTGTGGGCGACACCCGCGCAACCCGTGGTGCTGCTGGTGATCAGCGTCGCGGCCGTGCTGGCGGTCGGCGCCCGGCGCCGGCTCACCGCGATGCTGCTGGTGGGGGTGACCGGTTACGGCACCGCGATGATCTTCGTGCTGCGCGGCGCACCCGACCTGGCGCTGACCCAGTTCCTGGTGGAGACCGTGACCATCGCGGTCTTCGTGCTGGTGCTGCGCCGGTTGCCGGACCGGTTCTCGGAGCGACCGTTGCGCCGCAGCCGGTGGATCCGGCGGGCGGTCGGGGTGACGCTCGGGGTGACGATCGCCGGGCTCGCGGTGGCCGCGGCGACCGCCCGCCAGGCGCGCACCATCTCCGAGGACTTCCCGCAGCTGGCGGTCGACCAGGGGCACGGCCGCAACGTGGTCAACGTGACCCTGGTCGACATCCGGGCCTGGGACACCATGGGGGAACTGGCGGTGCTGGTCGCGGCGGCCACCGGGGTGGCGAGCCTGATCTTCCTCCGGTCCCGCACCGGCCCGCGCCCGCGCCGGCTCGACGCCGAGCGGGGAGAGGACGTCAGCGGCCGGCCGGTCTGGCTGCGTGGCGGGGTGACGCTGGACGAGCGGCGGCGCTCGATCGTGCTGGAGGTCGTCACCCGGTTGATCTTCCACACCGTGGTGGTCCTCTCCCTTTACCTGCTGTTCTCCGGGCACAACGCCCCCGGTGGCGGCTTCTCCGGCGGGCTGGTCGCCAGCCTGGCGCTGGCCGTGCGCTACCTCGCCGGGGGCCGGCAGGAACTGGCCGAGAGCGCACCGGTGGGCGCCGGCACGGTGCTCGGCGCCGGGCTGGCCCTGGCGGTCGGCGGGGCGGTGGCCTCGCTGCTGGCCGGCGGCGCCGTGCTGGAGAGCACGAAGATCGACCTCTGGCTGCCGGTGATCGGCAACTTCTACCTGGTCACCTCCCTCTTCTTCGACATCGGCGTCTACCTGGTGGTGATCGGGCTGGCGCTGGACGTGCTGCGCAGCCTGGGCGCCGAGGTCGACCGCCACATCGAGGCGGACCAGGGCAACGGTGAGCCCATGATCGGCAGCCAGAGGGAGGCGCAGTGA
- a CDS encoding Na+/H+ antiporter subunit D: protein MTALVPLPVLLPLLGAALTLLLANRALPQRLVSVSCLSTTLVVAVLLLVQAYRHGPLVVQIGAWPAPVGIVLVADQLAALMLVVSSAVTLCVLLYSIGQGQAETGESAPLAIFHPTYLVLTAGVTNAFLAGDLFNLFVGFEMLLAASFVLITLNGTALRIRTGSTYVVVNILASMIFLISVGLIYAATGTLNLAHLAARLDALPDGVRLSLQLMLLLAFGIKAAVFPLSAWLPDSYPTAPAPVTAVFAGLLTKVGVYAIIRTQTLLFPGQQAGELLMVVAGLTMLVGILGAVAQSDMKRLLSFTLVSHIGYMIFGVALSTVAGLVGAIFYVVHHITIQTTLFLVAGLVEQRTGSTDLRRLGGLARLAPLLGVLFFVSAMNLAGIPPFSGFLGKLGLLQAGVAAGGALPWTLVAVGTLTSLLTLYVASRVWNMAFWRAPCQTVTSTAPLPALTVGATVALVVLGVALTAVAGPLFDVTTGAAVDLRERTPYIEAVLPGGSP, encoded by the coding sequence ATGACCGCACTCGTGCCGCTGCCGGTGCTGTTGCCGCTGCTCGGTGCGGCGCTGACGTTGCTGCTGGCGAACCGGGCGTTGCCGCAGCGCCTGGTCAGCGTGAGCTGCCTGTCCACCACCCTGGTGGTGGCGGTGCTGCTGCTGGTGCAGGCGTACCGGCACGGGCCGCTGGTGGTGCAGATCGGCGCCTGGCCGGCACCGGTCGGCATCGTGCTGGTCGCCGACCAACTGGCGGCGCTGATGCTGGTGGTCTCCTCGGCGGTGACCCTCTGCGTGCTGCTGTACTCGATCGGCCAGGGGCAGGCGGAGACCGGCGAGAGCGCTCCGCTGGCCATCTTCCACCCGACCTACCTGGTGCTGACCGCCGGCGTGACCAACGCGTTCCTCGCGGGTGACCTGTTCAACCTCTTCGTCGGCTTCGAGATGCTGCTCGCCGCCAGCTTCGTCCTGATCACCCTGAACGGCACCGCGCTGCGCATCCGCACCGGCTCGACGTACGTGGTGGTCAACATCCTGGCCTCGATGATCTTCCTGATCTCGGTCGGGCTGATCTACGCGGCCACCGGTACGCTCAACCTGGCCCATCTCGCCGCGCGGCTGGACGCGCTGCCCGACGGCGTACGGCTGAGCCTGCAACTGATGCTGCTGCTGGCCTTCGGCATCAAGGCAGCCGTCTTCCCCCTGTCGGCCTGGCTGCCCGACAGCTATCCCACCGCACCCGCCCCGGTCACCGCCGTCTTCGCCGGCCTGCTCACCAAGGTCGGCGTGTACGCGATCATCCGGACCCAGACCCTGCTCTTTCCCGGCCAGCAAGCCGGCGAACTGCTGATGGTGGTGGCCGGCCTCACGATGCTGGTCGGCATCCTCGGCGCGGTGGCCCAGTCGGACATGAAGCGGCTGCTGTCGTTCACCCTGGTCAGCCACATCGGTTACATGATCTTCGGGGTGGCGCTCAGCACGGTCGCCGGGCTGGTCGGCGCCATCTTCTACGTGGTCCACCACATCACGATCCAGACCACGCTGTTCCTGGTCGCCGGCCTGGTCGAGCAGCGCACCGGCAGCACCGACCTGCGCCGGCTCGGCGGGCTGGCCCGGTTGGCGCCGCTGCTCGGCGTGCTCTTCTTCGTCTCGGCGATGAATCTCGCCGGCATCCCGCCGTTCTCCGGCTTCCTCGGCAAGCTCGGCCTGCTCCAGGCCGGCGTGGCCGCGGGCGGCGCGCTGCCCTGGACGCTGGTGGCGGTCGGCACGCTGACCAGCCTGCTCACCCTCTACGTGGCCAGTCGGGTGTGGAACATGGCCTTCTGGCGCGCGCCCTGCCAGACCGTCACGTCGACGGCCCCGCTGCCCGCGTTGACGGTCGGCGCCACCGTGGCCCTGGTGGTCCTCGGCGTGGCCCTGACCGCCGTGGCGGGTCCGCTGTTCGATGTGACCACGGGCGCGGCCGTCGACCTGCGCGAGCGGACCCCGTACATCGAGGCCGTGCTGCCGGGCGGGTCGCCGTGA
- a CDS encoding Na(+)/H(+) antiporter subunit C, whose product MIGVLVACGVTLLLERSLTRVLLGIVLIGNGVNLLIIFGGRSGEPPVVGASEPSTMSDALPQAMVLTAIVITFGFTAFLLAISYRSWYLTGDDEVPDDAEDRQIVRRAAQREVSAADLAGEPAEADPEQVDAPAPWRRRRREGPG is encoded by the coding sequence ATGATCGGGGTGCTCGTCGCCTGCGGGGTGACCCTGCTGCTGGAGCGCAGCCTGACCCGGGTCCTGCTCGGCATCGTCCTGATCGGCAACGGGGTCAACCTGCTGATCATCTTTGGCGGCCGGTCCGGCGAGCCGCCGGTGGTCGGCGCCAGCGAGCCGAGCACGATGAGCGACGCGCTGCCGCAGGCCATGGTCCTCACCGCCATCGTGATCACCTTCGGGTTCACCGCCTTCCTGCTGGCCATCAGCTACCGCAGCTGGTACCTGACCGGCGACGACGAGGTGCCCGACGACGCGGAGGACCGGCAGATCGTGCGCCGGGCCGCGCAGCGGGAGGTCTCGGCCGCCGACCTGGCCGGGGAGCCGGCAGAGGCCGATCCCGAGCAGGTCGACGCGCCCGCACCCTGGCGCCGCCGCCGCAGGGAGGGGCCGGGATGA